A genomic region of Kribbella sp. NBC_00382 contains the following coding sequences:
- a CDS encoding TetR/AcrR family transcriptional regulator yields the protein MPKVTEEHRANRRREIVLAARTCVMEQGFHKTTMADVIRESGLSAGAVYGYFKSKEEIVAAIADDALSTIDQLFEGILATEEPLTPVAALRAALEHIVQIADQPAGDVTRVAIQAWAEALHNETIMGTACSKYRMLRGHFEAVARRAQADGTVDPDADPKLIAQVLFGMIPGFVLQRLLLGDVSPEGYTTGLAALLNAPAAVPD from the coding sequence ATGCCCAAGGTCACCGAGGAACATCGCGCCAATCGCCGCCGGGAGATCGTCCTGGCCGCGCGCACGTGCGTGATGGAGCAGGGCTTCCACAAGACGACGATGGCGGACGTGATCCGCGAGTCCGGACTCTCGGCCGGCGCGGTCTACGGCTACTTCAAGAGCAAGGAGGAGATCGTCGCGGCGATCGCGGACGACGCGCTCAGCACGATCGACCAGCTCTTCGAGGGCATCCTGGCGACCGAGGAGCCGCTCACTCCGGTCGCGGCCCTGCGGGCGGCGCTCGAGCACATCGTCCAGATCGCCGACCAGCCCGCCGGCGACGTGACCAGGGTGGCCATCCAGGCGTGGGCCGAGGCGCTGCACAACGAGACGATCATGGGGACCGCCTGCTCGAAGTACCGGATGCTGCGGGGGCACTTCGAGGCGGTCGCCCGGCGGGCGCAGGCCGATGGCACAGTCGACCCGGACGCCGATCCCAAGCTGATCGCCCAGGTCCTCTTCGGCATGATCCCCGGCTTCGTCCTCCAACGCCTGCTCCTCGGCGACGTCAGTCCCGAGGGCTACACCACCGGCCTGGCCGCGCTCCTCAACGCACCGGCGGCCGTACCGGACTAG
- a CDS encoding carbohydrate ABC transporter permease, giving the protein MTTTAPAVPAPIGSKPADQSGPPRGAKLFKMLPLAPAIGLMLVFLAGPILYCVYAAFTNMALTGTGAANVQFVGLDNFRKAFGSHAFTNSIWLTLVFTLISAIIGQNTLGLGLALLMRRSTKVVRSFVGTAVIGAWVLPEVVAAYLLSAFFNTDGTLNVILHKVGLPGQDWLYAAPIIAVSIANIWRGTAFSMLVYSAALSEVPKEIEESAEMDGATGLRRLIFVTLPMISRAIMTNLMLITLQTLSVFGLIFAMTRGGPGTKSQTLPLYMYEQAFSFSQIGYGTAIALVMLAIGAVFSLIYLRGLNSEAA; this is encoded by the coding sequence GTGACGACGACTGCTCCCGCCGTGCCCGCTCCGATCGGCAGCAAGCCTGCCGATCAGAGCGGGCCGCCGCGCGGCGCCAAGCTGTTCAAGATGTTGCCGTTGGCACCGGCCATCGGGCTGATGCTGGTCTTCCTGGCCGGCCCGATCCTGTACTGCGTCTACGCCGCCTTCACCAACATGGCGCTGACCGGTACCGGGGCGGCGAACGTCCAGTTCGTCGGGCTGGACAACTTCCGCAAGGCCTTCGGCAGCCACGCTTTCACCAACTCGATCTGGCTCACCCTGGTCTTCACGCTGATCTCGGCGATCATCGGCCAGAACACGCTCGGACTCGGGCTGGCGCTGCTGATGCGCCGGTCCACGAAGGTCGTCCGTAGCTTCGTCGGTACCGCCGTGATCGGCGCGTGGGTGCTGCCGGAGGTGGTCGCGGCGTACCTGCTGAGCGCCTTCTTCAACACCGACGGCACGCTGAACGTGATCCTGCACAAGGTCGGGCTGCCCGGCCAGGACTGGTTGTACGCGGCACCGATCATCGCGGTGTCGATCGCCAACATCTGGCGGGGTACGGCGTTCTCGATGCTGGTCTACTCGGCCGCGCTGAGCGAAGTACCGAAGGAGATCGAGGAGTCGGCCGAGATGGACGGCGCGACCGGTCTCCGGCGGCTGATCTTCGTCACGCTGCCGATGATCAGCCGCGCCATCATGACCAACCTGATGCTGATCACGCTGCAGACGCTGAGCGTGTTCGGCCTGATCTTCGCGATGACCCGTGGTGGCCCTGGCACCAAGAGCCAGACGCTGCCGCTCTACATGTACGAGCAGGCGTTCAGCTTCTCGCAGATCGGCTACGGCACCGCGATCGCGCTGGTGATGCTCGCGATCGGTGCGGTCTTCTCGCTGATCTACCTACGTGGACTGAACTCGGAGGCCGCATGA
- a CDS encoding carbohydrate ABC transporter permease, producing the protein MIARDRVSKLTQNLVLLFLGVLFILPLLWVLFASVNRTAGLRVELPTDPTFANFKAVLNVTTTYRPVLNGIVLCGGSALLTMLCSVLAAYPLSRFKTKFNRPFLLTVLFCTGLPITAVMVPVYGLFVQLNLVDTLGGTILFMATSSLPFAIWLTKTFMDGVPISLEEAAWVDGASNMQALRRIVLPLMWPGIAVVGIFTFIGMWGNFFVPFMLLLSPERLPASVSIFTFFGQYGEPNYGQLAAYSLIYTMPVLLLYLLLSRKLGGAFALGGAIKG; encoded by the coding sequence ATGATCGCCCGGGACCGGGTCAGCAAACTGACCCAGAACCTCGTCCTGCTCTTCCTCGGCGTGCTGTTCATCCTGCCGTTGCTGTGGGTGCTGTTCGCGTCGGTCAACCGGACGGCGGGGCTGCGGGTCGAGCTGCCGACCGACCCGACCTTCGCGAACTTCAAGGCGGTCCTGAACGTCACCACGACGTACCGGCCGGTCCTGAACGGGATCGTGCTGTGCGGCGGGTCGGCGTTGCTGACGATGTTGTGCTCGGTGCTGGCGGCGTATCCGCTGTCCCGGTTCAAGACCAAGTTCAACCGGCCGTTCCTGCTGACCGTGCTGTTCTGCACGGGGTTGCCGATCACCGCGGTGATGGTGCCGGTCTACGGCCTGTTCGTGCAGCTCAACCTGGTCGACACGCTCGGCGGCACGATCCTGTTCATGGCGACCTCGTCGCTGCCGTTCGCGATCTGGCTGACCAAGACGTTCATGGACGGCGTGCCGATCTCGCTGGAGGAAGCGGCCTGGGTCGACGGCGCCAGCAACATGCAGGCGCTCCGCCGGATCGTCCTGCCGCTGATGTGGCCGGGCATCGCGGTGGTCGGCATCTTCACCTTCATCGGCATGTGGGGCAACTTCTTCGTTCCCTTCATGCTGCTGCTGTCGCCTGAACGTCTGCCGGCCTCGGTGAGCATCTTCACCTTCTTCGGCCAGTACGGCGAACCGAACTACGGCCAGCTGGCCGCGTACTCCCTCATCTACACGATGCCCGTCCTGCTGCTCTACCTGCTGCTGAGCAGGAAGCTGGGCGGCGCCTTCGCTCTCGGCGGCGCCATCAAGGGCTGA
- a CDS encoding sensor histidine kinase, giving the protein MLIAVVGVVITVALFAAGQRAWEYRSPASHLVLETVDACVAVLLSYLVYGRFRRSGSRQDLLLLQGFALLAVANAGLALTLAHTEWVGLLGLWLPPPLRVLGTLLIVAAALLPRRSVRSVWQRWLAVPPFGVVLVIALVLLWQRDNLPGAEQEEGGFRPPVSSHGHPVLLIAQVVTLVAFAAAAVAFTVEARERDDVLLRWLGPACALGALARANYLIFPASGPDWVYSGDILRTGCYLLLLVGAGREISRYWGAQAEAAVAEDRRRVAREMHDGVLQELGYIRSELAAFASVDEERVGRIVASSDRALDEARQMLVALGRAGDEPLADALERALEQIAERYGVALALELDASIAADTDQRHALVRVAREAVLNAVRHGRAERIRVRLAQDGAGRLLEVTDDGTGFEPAGRTPGHQGFGLISMRERAEALPGVFRIESTPGGGTTVQVRW; this is encoded by the coding sequence ATGCTGATCGCCGTGGTCGGCGTGGTGATCACGGTCGCTCTGTTCGCGGCAGGGCAACGCGCGTGGGAGTACCGGAGCCCTGCGTCGCACCTGGTTCTGGAGACGGTCGACGCCTGTGTGGCGGTGCTCTTGTCGTACCTCGTGTACGGCCGGTTCCGGCGCAGTGGGAGTCGGCAGGATCTGTTACTGCTGCAGGGATTCGCCTTGCTGGCCGTAGCGAATGCCGGACTGGCACTGACCTTGGCCCATACGGAGTGGGTGGGTCTGCTGGGGCTGTGGCTGCCCCCTCCGCTCCGGGTGCTGGGCACCTTGCTGATCGTCGCGGCCGCGCTGCTTCCACGGCGCTCGGTGCGGTCAGTGTGGCAACGATGGCTGGCTGTGCCCCCCTTCGGCGTAGTACTGGTCATCGCTCTCGTACTGCTGTGGCAGCGCGACAACCTGCCAGGGGCAGAGCAGGAGGAGGGCGGGTTCCGTCCGCCGGTCAGCAGTCATGGTCATCCGGTTCTCCTGATCGCGCAGGTCGTCACGCTGGTCGCCTTCGCCGCGGCGGCGGTGGCGTTCACAGTCGAGGCACGCGAGCGGGACGACGTACTGCTGCGGTGGCTCGGACCAGCCTGCGCACTGGGTGCGTTGGCCAGAGCGAATTACCTGATCTTCCCGGCGAGCGGGCCGGACTGGGTCTACAGCGGCGACATACTCCGAACTGGCTGCTACCTCCTGCTGCTGGTCGGTGCCGGCCGGGAGATCAGCCGCTACTGGGGGGCGCAGGCCGAGGCAGCCGTGGCCGAGGACCGGCGGAGAGTCGCACGGGAGATGCACGACGGCGTACTGCAGGAGCTGGGCTACATCCGCTCCGAGCTGGCCGCTTTCGCCTCGGTGGACGAGGAACGCGTCGGCCGGATCGTCGCCTCGAGCGACCGGGCGCTGGACGAGGCGCGACAGATGCTGGTCGCGCTGGGCCGGGCCGGTGACGAGCCGCTCGCCGATGCCCTGGAACGCGCGCTCGAGCAGATCGCCGAGCGGTACGGCGTTGCGCTGGCGCTGGAACTGGACGCCTCGATCGCCGCCGATACCGACCAGCGGCATGCGCTGGTCCGGGTGGCTCGGGAGGCTGTCCTGAACGCCGTACGGCATGGCCGGGCGGAGCGGATCCGCGTCCGGCTCGCGCAGGACGGCGCGGGCCGGCTGCTGGAGGTGACCGACGACGGAACGGGGTTCGAGCCCGCCGGCCGGACACCCGGCCATCAGGGTTTCGGGTTGATCAGCATGCGGGAACGCGCGGAGGCCCTGCCGGGGGTGTTCCGGATCGAGTCGACGCCGGGAGGCGGTACGACGGTGCAGGTCAGATGGTGA
- a CDS encoding extracellular solute-binding protein yields MAMKNGLKTAGVLAVGALLLGVSACSQGSTTKTPDAGGSQSAGPANIKIAYQQWGPGTVMKNFLTGAKAEYEAANPGSKVEILPIVASENDYYTKLQLMMRSPNTAPDIVYEDTFLINSDITAGYLKPLDDYIKNWSDWSQFEDTAKGAAKGQDGKTYGIPDGTDTRALWYNKNLFKQAGLPTDWQPKTWDDVLNTARTLKQKLPGVIPMNVYSGKPMGEASAMQGFEMLLYGTKDTLYNFDQQKWVVGSQGFKDSLNFVKTVYTEGLGPSPKQALDPNMGSKVGTELLPGNKLAIALDGSWIYGNWTKTGAKPWPQWTEVMGQTAMPTQDGGGKGKVSLSGGWTWAIPAKSKSPDAAWKFIQSLQTQKNATKYATEGAQIAVRKDVASDTGYKSSAKSTQFFTDLVAVTVYRPALPEYPKVSNEIITAMEATMTGQSSPEDAAKNYDEAVEGIVGKDKTTAGN; encoded by the coding sequence ATGGCCATGAAGAACGGTTTGAAGACCGCAGGTGTGCTTGCCGTCGGTGCGCTCCTGCTGGGGGTGTCGGCCTGTAGTCAGGGATCGACGACCAAAACGCCGGATGCCGGCGGTAGCCAGAGTGCCGGCCCGGCGAACATCAAGATCGCCTACCAGCAGTGGGGCCCCGGCACGGTGATGAAGAACTTCCTCACCGGCGCGAAGGCCGAGTACGAGGCGGCCAACCCCGGCTCGAAGGTCGAGATCCTCCCGATCGTGGCGAGTGAGAACGACTACTACACGAAGCTCCAGCTGATGATGCGCTCGCCGAACACGGCGCCGGACATCGTCTACGAGGACACGTTCCTGATCAACTCCGACATCACGGCGGGGTACCTGAAGCCGCTCGACGACTACATCAAGAACTGGTCGGACTGGAGCCAGTTCGAGGACACCGCCAAGGGCGCCGCGAAGGGTCAGGACGGCAAGACCTACGGCATTCCGGACGGCACGGACACCCGCGCGCTCTGGTACAACAAGAACCTGTTCAAGCAGGCCGGCCTGCCGACCGACTGGCAGCCGAAGACCTGGGACGACGTGCTGAACACCGCGCGGACGCTGAAGCAGAAGCTGCCCGGCGTGATCCCGATGAACGTGTACTCCGGTAAGCCGATGGGTGAGGCCTCGGCCATGCAGGGCTTCGAGATGCTGCTCTACGGCACCAAGGACACCCTGTACAACTTCGACCAGCAGAAGTGGGTCGTCGGCAGCCAGGGCTTCAAGGACTCGCTGAACTTCGTCAAGACCGTCTACACCGAGGGCCTCGGCCCGTCGCCGAAGCAGGCGCTCGACCCGAACATGGGCAGCAAGGTCGGTACCGAGCTGCTGCCGGGCAACAAGCTCGCGATCGCGCTGGACGGCTCGTGGATCTACGGCAACTGGACCAAGACCGGCGCGAAGCCGTGGCCGCAGTGGACCGAGGTGATGGGCCAGACCGCGATGCCGACCCAGGACGGCGGCGGCAAGGGCAAGGTCAGCCTCTCCGGTGGCTGGACCTGGGCGATCCCGGCCAAGTCGAAGTCCCCTGATGCCGCCTGGAAGTTCATCCAGTCGCTGCAGACGCAGAAGAACGCGACCAAGTACGCCACCGAGGGCGCGCAGATCGCGGTCCGCAAGGACGTCGCCTCCGACACCGGCTACAAGTCCTCGGCGAAGAGCACCCAGTTCTTCACCGACCTGGTCGCCGTGACCGTCTACCGCCCGGCGCTGCCGGAGTACCCGAAGGTCTCGAACGAGATCATCACCGCGATGGAGGCCACCATGACCGGCCAGTCGTCGCCGGAGGATGCCGCCAAGAACTACGACGAGGCGGTCGAAGGCATCGTCGGCAAGGACAAGACGACCGCTGGGAACTAG
- a CDS encoding ABC transporter permease — protein sequence MSEDQAVEEGRRVPVAVVVTLLTAMLTAVLIAFAWPAARSEPRDLPIAVAGPAQAVAQVRGGLDQAMPGGFEITPVADRATAEQAIKDRDVYGAIVLDPQAPEVLTASAGGPAVAQILTQLSTRLGAENPGVPVKVTDVVPLPKDDPRGAGLAAGALPLVLGGIIAASVLTQRIRGGGRRVAGALAFAVTGSLALAAVLQFWLGSFEGNYLANASVIALSIGAISLTLLGLEGLFGFVGLAAGGAVMMLLGNPLSGLASAPEMLPTGWGSLGQFLPPGAAGTALRSVSFFDGAGSGRSFVVLGCWLVAGLVLCGFAALRSRGRSVVQARREASPVTV from the coding sequence ATGTCCGAGGACCAAGCTGTCGAGGAGGGCCGCCGCGTTCCGGTGGCGGTGGTCGTCACCCTGCTGACCGCGATGCTGACCGCCGTGCTGATCGCGTTCGCCTGGCCGGCCGCGCGCTCGGAACCGCGTGACCTGCCGATCGCCGTCGCGGGTCCCGCCCAAGCTGTCGCTCAGGTGCGGGGTGGCCTCGATCAGGCGATGCCGGGCGGGTTCGAGATCACCCCGGTCGCCGATCGGGCGACTGCCGAGCAGGCGATCAAGGACCGCGATGTGTACGGCGCGATCGTGCTCGACCCGCAGGCGCCCGAGGTGCTGACGGCATCCGCCGGTGGCCCGGCGGTGGCGCAGATTCTGACGCAGTTGTCGACCAGGCTGGGCGCCGAGAATCCCGGCGTGCCGGTGAAGGTGACGGACGTTGTGCCGCTGCCCAAGGATGACCCGCGTGGGGCTGGTCTGGCGGCCGGTGCGTTGCCGTTGGTGCTCGGTGGCATCATCGCCGCGTCTGTGCTGACCCAGCGGATCAGGGGTGGCGGTCGCCGGGTCGCGGGCGCGCTGGCCTTCGCGGTGACCGGTTCGCTGGCGCTCGCCGCGGTGCTGCAGTTCTGGCTGGGCTCTTTCGAGGGCAACTACCTCGCCAACGCGAGTGTGATCGCCCTGTCGATCGGTGCCATCTCGCTGACGCTCCTGGGCCTGGAGGGCTTGTTCGGGTTCGTCGGTCTGGCCGCCGGTGGCGCTGTGATGATGCTGCTCGGCAACCCGTTGTCCGGGCTGGCGAGCGCGCCGGAGATGCTGCCGACCGGTTGGGGTTCGCTCGGGCAGTTCCTGCCGCCGGGAGCGGCCGGTACGGCGTTGCGCTCCGTGAGCTTCTTCGACGGGGCCGGGTCCGGGCGGTCGTTCGTGGTGCTCGGCTGCTGGCTGGTCGCCGGGCTGGTGCTCTGCGGATTCGCGGCGCTGCGGAGTCGTGGCCGGAGCGTCGTACAGGCTCGGCGGGAGGCATCGCCGGTTACCGTTTGA
- a CDS encoding MFS transporter — translation MRTTVGTAPPKADFNWYWTSQTASFVGDRLTGFAVPSIAILTLNATSAQVGILSAIGWLAYPTLGLVAGAALVHLPRRRVMITGELARFTLFATIPLAAIAGWTTIPQLLIVVALAGVATVFVDIAGQSYLPVVVPPGALVSANANLQSSDSLSKLIGPALAGLFLKLTGPYTSLLLSALPFLTSALSRTRIQTREPSTHSTHHQIPAPAPTPAPQFQGLTPEIVGCHPGTAGGNPQGEGLTTQMAKVGRGDTPPRERSEAGDTGHGATSAIARAPGSAIEPCEAGQPGLGATSAIARAPGSALEPCEAGQPGLGATSPETGGTPPALPLPGTQLPALADATSSPAAASPQAMLRRIRVGLRFVMDHAVLRPLVIGAAIRSFGTGMVDAVLLLFAYRVLGLSSLQGGLLIAAGSIGGLLGAFAANRLVDRIGTQRTLWLTGLEGVFWLAIPLCLLFAPAIVLVVIRVCASIWSPVWNVITTSVRQDLTPVALQSTVHATARTVTSSTVPLGALTGGFAGGVLGDQLGTSAGLVLVLATGGVIAGASVLSIGRTSQV, via the coding sequence GTGCGTACAACCGTGGGGACAGCTCCGCCCAAAGCGGACTTCAACTGGTACTGGACCAGCCAGACTGCAAGCTTCGTCGGCGACCGCCTCACCGGCTTCGCCGTCCCCAGCATCGCCATCCTCACCCTCAACGCCACCAGCGCCCAGGTAGGCATCCTCTCCGCCATCGGCTGGCTCGCCTACCCCACCCTCGGCCTGGTAGCCGGCGCCGCCCTGGTCCACCTCCCCCGCCGCCGCGTCATGATCACCGGCGAACTGGCGCGCTTCACCCTCTTCGCCACAATCCCCCTGGCAGCCATCGCCGGCTGGACCACCATCCCCCAACTCCTCATAGTCGTAGCCCTAGCCGGCGTCGCCACAGTCTTCGTAGACATAGCCGGCCAGTCCTACCTGCCCGTAGTAGTCCCACCCGGCGCGCTGGTCTCTGCCAACGCCAACCTCCAATCCTCCGACAGCCTCTCCAAACTGATCGGCCCAGCCCTAGCCGGCCTCTTCCTCAAACTCACCGGCCCGTACACCAGCCTCCTCCTGAGCGCATTGCCGTTCCTCACCTCAGCCCTCAGCCGCACCCGAATCCAAACCCGCGAGCCCTCCACCCACTCAACCCACCACCAAATTCCCGCCCCCGCCCCCACCCCCGCCCCGCAATTTCAGGGGTTAACCCCCGAGATAGTGGGTTGCCACCCCGGAACCGCGGGTGGCAACCCACAAGGTGAGGGGTTAACCACCCAAATGGCGAAGGTGGGGCGGGGCGACACCCCGCCCCGCGAGCGAAGCGAAGCGGGAGACACCGGGCACGGCGCCACCTCGGCTATAGCTCGCGCCCCGGGCTCCGCCATCGAGCCGTGCGAAGCGGGGCAGCCCGGGCTCGGCGCCACCTCGGCAATAGCTCGCGCCCCGGGCTCCGCCCTCGAGCCGTGCGAAGCGGGGCAGCCCGGGCTCGGCGCCACCTCGCCTGAAACTGGCGGCACGCCGCCTGCTCTCCCCCTGCCCGGCACCCAACTCCCTGCGCTCGCCGACGCCACCTCCTCTCCCGCCGCAGCATCGCCGCAGGCGATGCTGCGGCGGATCAGGGTCGGGTTGCGGTTTGTGATGGATCACGCGGTCTTGAGGCCGTTGGTGATCGGTGCGGCCATCCGTAGCTTCGGCACCGGGATGGTTGATGCGGTGCTGCTGTTGTTTGCCTACCGAGTGCTTGGGTTGTCCAGCCTGCAAGGGGGACTGCTGATTGCGGCCGGCTCCATCGGCGGGTTGCTGGGTGCTTTCGCCGCCAATCGCCTCGTCGACCGCATCGGGACTCAGCGGACGTTGTGGCTGACTGGGCTGGAAGGTGTGTTCTGGTTGGCGATTCCGCTGTGCTTGTTGTTCGCGCCGGCGATCGTGCTCGTGGTGATCCGGGTCTGCGCGTCCATCTGGTCGCCGGTATGGAACGTCATCACCACCAGCGTTCGCCAAGACCTCACCCCGGTCGCGCTGCAGAGCACCGTGCACGCGACCGCTCGCACCGTCACCTCCTCCACCGTCCCGCTCGGTGCGCTCACCGGCGGGTTCGCCGGCGGCGTACTGGGTGATCAGCTCGGGACGTCCGCCGGTCTCGTCCTCGTCCTCGCGACGGGAGGTGTGATCGCCGGAGCCAGCGTGCTGTCGATCGGAAGAACGAGCCAAGTCTGA
- a CDS encoding PKD domain-containing protein, producing the protein MSERVFFTRHASLAAVLTVAAVVFAGIIHAHDGDHASGADEYGLTTVAGQLPVGRDLPVPTGLPADADGDEGSPLTTHGSFTDGNNKLTVTRVSGAGRVTDHGDGTWSWSYTSADDASGIVVVRATDGRLATGTEAFGWTAANVAPSFDHPRSTRLGARAVAVRASYRDPGAADTHTAFVRWGDGSTTLAASARGAVTGSHVYAANGSYRIGISIIDDNDGRDSTQVGLRN; encoded by the coding sequence ATGTCAGAGCGCGTCTTCTTCACCCGGCACGCGTCGCTGGCGGCGGTCCTGACGGTGGCCGCCGTCGTGTTCGCCGGGATCATTCACGCCCATGACGGCGACCACGCGAGCGGCGCTGATGAGTACGGCCTGACGACGGTGGCCGGCCAATTGCCGGTCGGGAGGGATCTGCCGGTCCCGACCGGCCTGCCTGCCGATGCCGACGGCGACGAGGGCTCGCCGCTGACCACCCACGGATCGTTCACCGACGGCAACAACAAGCTGACCGTCACCCGGGTCAGCGGGGCGGGAAGGGTGACCGACCACGGTGACGGCACCTGGTCCTGGTCGTACACCAGCGCCGACGACGCGTCCGGCATCGTCGTGGTCCGGGCCACGGACGGTCGGCTCGCGACCGGGACCGAGGCGTTCGGCTGGACGGCGGCCAACGTCGCGCCCAGTTTCGACCACCCGCGCAGTACCCGGCTAGGCGCCCGCGCCGTTGCGGTGCGCGCGTCGTACCGCGATCCGGGAGCAGCCGACACGCACACCGCCTTCGTCCGCTGGGGTGACGGCAGCACGACGCTCGCCGCCTCGGCGCGCGGCGCGGTGACCGGAAGCCATGTCTATGCCGCGAACGGCAGCTACCGGATCGGCATCAGCATCATCGACGACAACGACGGCAGGGACTCGACGCAGGTCGGCCTGCGCAACTAA
- a CDS encoding response regulator transcription factor — MVNPEPRRVVIADDHPQLRSQIRTALEIGGFEVCAEAASGPAAVRLVQEHDPDVVLLDVHMPGNGIRAAAEIAQLRPEVAIVMLTVSRDDSDLFDSLRAGASGYLLKDTDPVRLPAALRGVLSGEAAIPRSLVARILNEFRTPGRPRFGRRPKVAARLTSREWEVMELLADGLSTDEVAKRLFLSPTTVRVHISSVLRKLRVKDRQAAIDLLSDDDRS, encoded by the coding sequence ATGGTGAACCCCGAACCCCGCCGGGTGGTGATCGCCGACGACCACCCGCAACTGCGCAGCCAGATCCGGACGGCCCTGGAGATAGGCGGTTTCGAGGTCTGTGCCGAGGCGGCGAGCGGGCCGGCGGCAGTGCGGCTGGTTCAGGAGCACGATCCGGACGTGGTGCTGCTGGACGTGCACATGCCGGGCAACGGCATCCGGGCGGCGGCCGAGATCGCCCAGTTGCGGCCCGAGGTGGCGATCGTGATGCTCACTGTCTCGCGCGACGACTCCGACCTGTTCGACTCGCTCCGGGCCGGCGCGTCGGGCTACCTGCTCAAGGACACCGACCCGGTCCGGCTGCCCGCCGCGTTGCGCGGGGTGCTGTCCGGCGAGGCGGCGATCCCGCGGTCGCTGGTGGCCCGCATCCTGAACGAGTTCCGGACGCCCGGCCGGCCCCGGTTCGGTCGCCGGCCGAAGGTGGCGGCCCGGCTCACCTCCCGCGAGTGGGAGGTGATGGAGCTGCTGGCCGACGGGCTGAGCACCGACGAGGTGGCCAAGCGGCTGTTCCTGTCGCCGACCACCGTGCGGGTGCACATCTCGTCGGTACTTCGCAAGCTCCGGGTCAAGGACCGGCAGGCCGCGATCGACCTGCTCAGCGACGACGATCGGTCGTGA
- a CDS encoding SGNH/GDSL hydrolase family protein produces the protein MRILFVGNSFTARNNLPALIATLAAERGITIDHKLISAGGASLRQHLNAGKALAELAIGNYDTVVLQEQSTLPLKNPARMHENIRDFHTAITEVGAQTALYMTWSRKNQPQAPFTTAYATIAAELGCTLVPAGLIWEHFQSAHPTPSLHDADNSHPALAGSYLTACVFLISLLQEDPTGIDVPVKGLPEQTAAVLRGAAWTISELIAGV, from the coding sequence ATGCGGATCCTGTTCGTCGGCAACAGCTTCACGGCGCGCAACAACCTGCCCGCCCTGATCGCCACCCTGGCCGCGGAACGCGGTATCACCATCGACCACAAACTCATCTCGGCCGGCGGCGCCTCCCTCCGCCAGCACCTCAACGCCGGCAAGGCCTTGGCAGAGCTTGCCATTGGCAACTACGACACGGTCGTCCTGCAGGAGCAGAGCACCCTCCCGCTCAAGAACCCCGCCCGGATGCACGAGAACATCCGCGACTTCCACACCGCGATCACCGAGGTAGGCGCCCAGACCGCCCTGTACATGACCTGGTCCCGCAAGAACCAGCCGCAAGCCCCGTTCACCACCGCCTACGCGACCATCGCGGCGGAGCTCGGCTGCACCCTCGTCCCGGCCGGCCTGATCTGGGAACACTTCCAGTCGGCCCATCCGACGCCGTCCCTGCACGACGCCGACAACTCCCACCCAGCCCTCGCCGGCAGCTACCTCACCGCCTGCGTCTTCCTGATCTCCCTCCTCCAGGAAGACCCGACCGGCATCGACGTTCCGGTCAAAGGCCTCCCCGAACAGACGGCCGCCGTTCTGCGCGGCGCTGCCTGGACGATCAGCGAACTCATCGCCGGCGTTTAG